One segment of Clarias gariepinus isolate MV-2021 ecotype Netherlands chromosome 6, CGAR_prim_01v2, whole genome shotgun sequence DNA contains the following:
- the LOC128527107 gene encoding phospholipase A2 inhibitor and Ly6/PLAUR domain-containing protein-like isoform X2, with amino-acid sequence MKLLLALYLLSFFFYSVSMLQCLKCKSKSDQCIDTLTQQCGPDEICGSAAFSINLAEQNENKTEVIRECVKQEVCDQQDAVGKDVFTTINGEMGNGSFYWSCCESDNCNNITITFPEPDTRPNGLKCLTCNSYTDRFCNSTVPCVGNQDHCLTFKVLFFLGMEMSMGCISKALCDASESFLGPFKCCSGNLCNKMQSLDHSKPQN; translated from the exons ATGAAGCTGCTCCTGGCCTTATaccttttgtctttctttttctactcAG TGTCCATGTTGCAATGTTTGAAATGCAAAAGTAAATCAGATCAGTGTATCGACACACTTACACAACAATGCGGCCCAGATGAAATATGTGGTTCTGCTGCATTCAGTATAAATTTAGCAG aaCAAAATGAGAATAAAACTGAAGTAATTCGGGAATGTGTTAAACAAGAGGTATGCGATCAACAAGACGCAGTTGGCAAAGATGTTTTTACCACAATAAATGGTGAAATGGGAAATGGCTCATTTTACTGGTCCTGTTGTGAGTCTGATAACTGCAACAACATTACCATAACATTCCCTG AACCAGACACTAGGCCAAATGGTCTGAAATGTCTAACCTGCAATAGCTACACAGACAGATTTTGCAACTCTACCGTGCCATGTGTGGGAAATCAGGATCACTGTTTGACATTCAAAG TTCTATTTTTCCTGGGAATGGAGATGTCCATGGGGTGCATCTCTAAAGCTTTATGTGATGCATCTGAGAGCTTTCTTGGTCCATTTAAATGCTGTTCTGGGAACTTGTGTAACAAGATGCAAAGTCTGGATCACAGTAAAcctcagaattaa